The DNA region CAGTTTTCTACCCTTGGTGGGTTGATATCACCTGACATAATAGATTGCACAAATTCAACTATACTCCTAATGGAAGAACTTTGGGTGAAAAATTAGTGTAGTCGTCAATCATCGCCTTGGGGATAAATCAAGATTTTGTAAGTCTCTTGAGTAGGAGCGATCGCGCGTTCTACCGCCGCCGATAATTCTTGTAAAGGAAAGCGATCGCTAATCAAAGCAGCGACATCGATGCGCGAATTGAACACAATATCTGCAGCGAGACTTTGCAACCGAAACGAGGAACTGTAGCTACCGATCAAGTCAATTTCGCGACGGTAAAGAATATTTGGATTTAAGGGAATTTCAACTTCCTCAGCGAATTCTGCAAAGAATAGAACTTTACCACCTTTGCGCGTACAGTCTAAAGCTTGAAAAAAAGCTTTTTCGCTAGGAACTGCAAGGAGTGTCGTATCAACACCCATCCTCTCGGTCATCGCATGAATTTTTGCGACTAAATCTGCATCACGTGCGTCAAACGCAGCTTGGGCACCAACACTTAAGGCTTTGGCAATTCGGGAAGGAAGTAAGTCAGTTGCGATCGCCCGCGCGCCAAAATACTTTACCAACATAATAAACATTAACCCAATTGGTCCTGCACCTGCCACCAATACAGTTTGTCCTGGGGCAATTTGAGCTTTTTTCACCGCTTTGAGACAGCAATTCGTTGGTTCGACAAAACTAGCGATTTCAAAACTCACATGTTCTGGAATCGGAATTAACCCACCGTTACGTACAATATGACCAGGAACCTTAACGTACTCAGCAAAACCACCACCGCTGGGTGCAAATCCCGCTGTTGTACAAATGTTTTTATACACATCACACATTGAGAAATTGTCGTTGAGACAGTAGCCGCAGCGCATACAAGGAATGTGGTGCATCACAACGACGCGAGTTCCTACTTGCCAGTTTTTCACATCTTTTCCAATTGCGGCAATGACTCCTGCTGTTTCATGTCCAAAAATGCGCGGCGGTTCATGTAAAGGATAAAGAATTTTTTTAATATCCGATTGACACAAACCGACAACGCGCACTCGTACCAACACTTCATCAGCTTCGAGAGTCGGTATTGGCAACTCTTCGTAACTTAGCTGCTTGACACCGCGATACACCTGTGCTTTCATTTCGCTTCACCACTCGATGATTTTAGATTTAACATGACTGAGCAGTTCATAATTCATCAATCAATACTTTGTAGTGTTAGTCGTACTTGGCTTACAAAGTTAGGTACTTACTTGTATAGTTTTACCAGGAGTTCATCAATACTTAACTTACTGGCGGATTCTTTAAATCTTCAGACTGCTGCTGAATCAGCTGAAGCACTAATGGGTGTTGAGCTTCAATCATCTTTGCGTCGTAAAATCCCTCATCTTGTAAAAATTGAGTTAATTGTTTCATGGCTTTTCGGCGCTTACTGTCTCGCTGTTCCTTATATTGCATTAAATCTTGAAACCGTACCCGACGATGCGTTCCGACTTTGATATGTGGAATTTCTCCTTGTTCTAAGAGTTTGATAAGATATGGTCGTGAAACATTGAGCAGATCTGCGGCTTGTTGCGTTGTCAATTCTTGCTCTTGAGAAGCTATCGTAATCGCTCGACCTGCTTTTATCGCTTCGATGACTTGGCGTAAGACTTGATAAGT from Chroogloeocystis siderophila 5.2 s.c.1 includes:
- a CDS encoding helix-turn-helix domain-containing protein, with the protein product MLSYNVPTDVVVHSQQLNHTPTAKLVSPKGEEILVSESTYQVLRQVIEAIKAGRAITIASQEQELTTQQAADLLNVSRPYLIKLLEQGEIPHIKVGTHRRVRFQDLMQYKEQRDSKRRKAMKQLTQFLQDEGFYDAKMIEAQHPLVLQLIQQQSEDLKNPPVS
- a CDS encoding alcohol dehydrogenase catalytic domain-containing protein, translated to MKAQVYRGVKQLSYEELPIPTLEADEVLVRVRVVGLCQSDIKKILYPLHEPPRIFGHETAGVIAAIGKDVKNWQVGTRVVVMHHIPCMRCGYCLNDNFSMCDVYKNICTTAGFAPSGGGFAEYVKVPGHIVRNGGLIPIPEHVSFEIASFVEPTNCCLKAVKKAQIAPGQTVLVAGAGPIGLMFIMLVKYFGARAIATDLLPSRIAKALSVGAQAAFDARDADLVAKIHAMTERMGVDTTLLAVPSEKAFFQALDCTRKGGKVLFFAEFAEEVEIPLNPNILYRREIDLIGSYSSSFRLQSLAADIVFNSRIDVAALISDRFPLQELSAAVERAIAPTQETYKILIYPQGDD